A window of Marinilabiliales bacterium genomic DNA:
CTGCACGGGAACACCAACCTGCATACACCGAATATCGACGCACTGGCTCAGAACGGGGCGCAGTTCACCAACTTCTACGTGCAGCCGGTGTGCTCCCCCACCCGCGCCGACCTGCTTACCGGCCGGTACCATACCCGGTCAGGAGTCTTCGATACTTCCGAAGGCGGTGAGCGGATGAACCTTGATGAGACAACATTTGCAGATATTTTCAGGTCAGCAGGTTACGCCACCGCCGCTTTCGGCAAATGGCACAACGGGATGCAGTATCCCTACCATCCCAACGGCAGGGGTTTTGATGAATTTTACGGATTCTGTTCGGGCCACTGGGGCGACTATTTCAGTCCCCCATTGGAGCACAACGGCAAGATCGTACAGGGCGACGGTTATGTTCCCGACGACATAACCGGCAGGGCCATCGAATTTATCAGGGAAAACCGGGAAAGCCCTTTCCTGGTTTATATCGCACAGATAACTCCCCACACCCCGATGCAGGTGCCTGACCGGTGGTATGACCGGTTCGCTGATTTTGAGCCCGGGATGCTAACGGACGACCGGTATGAGGAGGACGTTGAATTTACCAGGGCAGCCCTGGCCATGTGTGAAAATATAGACTGGAACGTCGGCAGGGTGACTGATGCCCTCAGGGAACTGGGACTGGAGGAAAATACAATAGTCATCTTCATGAATGATAACGGTCCCAACAGCTGGCGGTGGAACGGCGGCATGAAGGGCAGAAAAGGATCGACCGATGAGGGTGGGGTCCGTTCTCCCTTTTATTTACAATGGAAAGAAACTATAAACCCCGGAAAGGTGATTGAAGAGGTGGCGGGTGCGATAGATGTTCTGCCCACGCTCGCACATCTTGCAGGTATAGAGTACAGCACCGTTTACCCACTGGATGGGGTGAGCCTGCGGCCGCTCATTATGGATGAAGGTGTTTTTGCCGGCGACCGCTACATATTTGCCCACTGGAACGGCAATGTAAGTGTCAGGGATCAGAGATACAGGCTTGACCACCAGGGAAGGCTTTTCGATATTGTTGAGGATCGGGGACAAAGAGTTGATATAAGCGAAGAAGAGCCTGAAATCAGGGAAAGAATGGCGGAAGCGGTTAATAACTGGAAAAATGAAACGATGCAGGGTTTGGGTGCCGGAAACCGCCCGTTCACGGTGGGACACCCCGATGCCATCTACACACAGCTTCCTGCAAGGGACGGCAGGCCGCACGGGAATATAGTAAGGTCGAACAGGTGGCCCAACAGCAGCTTCTTTACCAACTGGACCTCGCTTGACGATAAAATTACCTGGGATGTTGAAGTATTGGCCGATGGCTGGTTCGAGGTGGAGA
This region includes:
- a CDS encoding N-acetylgalactosamine 6-sulfate sulfatase, translating into MIVNKKTTFIPVIPLLTAGAGMFGCSSPEAERPRQPNIVIIITDDQGWGDISLHGNTNLHTPNIDALAQNGAQFTNFYVQPVCSPTRADLLTGRYHTRSGVFDTSEGGERMNLDETTFADIFRSAGYATAAFGKWHNGMQYPYHPNGRGFDEFYGFCSGHWGDYFSPPLEHNGKIVQGDGYVPDDITGRAIEFIRENRESPFLVYIAQITPHTPMQVPDRWYDRFADFEPGMLTDDRYEEDVEFTRAALAMCENIDWNVGRVTDALRELGLEENTIVIFMNDNGPNSWRWNGGMKGRKGSTDEGGVRSPFYLQWKETINPGKVIEEVAGAIDVLPTLAHLAGIEYSTVYPLDGVSLRPLIMDEGVFAGDRYIFAHWNGNVSVRDQRYRLDHQGRLFDIVEDRGQRVDISEEEPEIRERMAEAVNNWKNETMQGLGAGNRPFTVGHPDAIYTQLPARDGRPHGNIVRSNRWPNSSFFTNWTSLDDKITWDVEVLADGWFEVEIHYTCPPQDTGSTFELSFGSSIVRGQITEGHDPPLRGMENDRVKRVESYVKDFKPLHAGKIFLEQGKGQITLQATGMPGSQVMDFRLLMLKRVD